Proteins found in one Triticum urartu cultivar G1812 chromosome 4, Tu2.1, whole genome shotgun sequence genomic segment:
- the LOC125552380 gene encoding serine/arginine repetitive matrix protein 1-like isoform X1, with translation MSRCFPYPPPGYVRNPVAVPPVPVAETTAKLQKERERAEKKKEKRNDKKASHQGGGETKHSKRSHKKRKHEDTSIAGLESKTAPKELFDQLEKSGLSEEYGAPSFIQTVHGSPESSQDSSKRRKVVLPGPSQNKNGTVLRIKIKRDQDSPSAMLDGSRVLPQQPVQQMATPSSLLSKQNAVQPRRDVMVKSAAGFQQSIKRDTQSVPKQMDAKPPAMILQRVPSMTNIAPKVDPPTTAKITPKIDAPTSAKIMQKIDSRVPVNGTPSSAKVKGSADPLPTQLTRRVVPPPAKVAQRVDIPAAKAAQRVDIPPAKVIDIPPAKALQKVDPLVPSKVLRRDAPPQSLPVLPNDTIKVASSHQPDRQLQPVLHKPKVPVVSPLIKQQQSSTLPKEEPCSSGRKTEKIPEVKQSKSDRKKSRKAEKEEKKERKFRDLFVTWNPPSLEVEETGNLGDQDWLLGGAKKPDAGNSSCKASDGLAPMEVEFSWQPRAIHLPDLHMYQLPYVVPF, from the exons ATGTCGAGGTGCTTCCCCTACCCGCCGCCGGGCTACGTGCGAAACCCAGTGGCCGTGCCCCCCGTTCCCGTGGCGGAGACGACCGCTAAG CTCCAGAAAGAAAGGGAAAGGGCcgaaaagaagaaagagaaaaggaatgacAAGAAAGCTTCCCATCAGGGTGGTGGTGAGACAAAACATTCAAAACGTAGCCATAAGAAGAGAAAGCATGAAGATACCAGCATAGCCGGCCTGGAGTCCAAAACTGCACCCAAAGAACTATTTGATCAGTTGGAGAAGAGTGGACTCTCAGAAGAGTATGGGGCCCCTTCTTTCATTCAGACAGTACATGGATCACCAGAGAGCTCTCAGGACAGCAGTAAGCGAAGAAAGGTGGTGCTCCCAGGCCCTAGTCAAAATAAGAATG GGACGGTACTTCGCATTAAGATAAAAAGAGATCAGGATTCACCGTCAGCCATGTTGGATGGTTCTAGGGTTCTTCCGCAACAACCTGTCCAACAAATGGCTACACCTTCATCCTTGTTGAGTAAGCAGAATGCAGTTCAACCTCGCAGGGATGTTATGGTAAAGTCAGCTGCCGGTTTCCAGCAAAGCATCAAGAGGGATACCCAATCTGTGCCAAAACAAATGGATGCAAAACCCCCTGCAATGATCTTGCAAAGAGTTCCTTCCATGACAAATATTGCTCCAAAGGTGGATCCCCCAACCACAGCGAAGATCACACCAAAGATAGATGCCCCAACCTCAGCAAAGATCATGCAAAAGATAGATTCCCGGGTGCCCGTTAATGGTACACCTTCATCTGCCAAGGTGAAAGGAAGTGCTGATCCTTTGCCTACGCAGCTGACACGACGAGTTGTTCCTCCACCTGCTAAGGTGGCACAGAGAGTCGACATTCCTGCTGCCAAGGCAGCACAGAGAGTCGACATTCCTCCTGCCAAGGTTATTGACATTCCTCCTGCAAAGGCGCTGCAAAAGGTTGATCCTCTGGTGCCATCCAAGGTGCTCCGAAGAGATGCTCCTCCACAGAGTTTGCCTGTGTTGCCGAATGATACAATAAAAGTTGCTTCTTCCCACCAGCCAGACAGGCAGCTGCAGCCTGTTCTGCACAAACCGAAGGTGCCTGTAGTCTCTCCCCTCATCAAACAGCAGCAGTCAAGCACCTTGCCGAAAGAAGAGCCTTGTTCCTCTGGCAGGAAGACTGAAAAAATACCAGAGGTTAAGCAGTCAAAGTCTGATCGTAAGAAGAGCCGCAAGGCTGAGAAGGAagagaagaaagagaggaaattCCGAGATCTTTTTGTTACCTGGAATCCACCTTCCTTGGAGGTTGAGGAGACCGGGAATCTCGGCGACCAGGATTGGTTGCTCGGCGGTGCAAAGAAACCTGATGCCGGCAACAGCAGCTGCAAGGCAAGTGATGGTTTGGCGCCCATGGAGGTGGAGTTTTCATGGCAACCAAGGGCTATTCATCTGCCTGACCTTCATATGTATCAGTTgccatatgttgttcccttttaG
- the LOC125552380 gene encoding triadin-like isoform X2: MSRCFPYPPPGYVRNPVAVPPVPVAETTAKKERERAEKKKEKRNDKKASHQGGGETKHSKRSHKKRKHEDTSIAGLESKTAPKELFDQLEKSGLSEEYGAPSFIQTVHGSPESSQDSSKRRKVVLPGPSQNKNGTVLRIKIKRDQDSPSAMLDGSRVLPQQPVQQMATPSSLLSKQNAVQPRRDVMVKSAAGFQQSIKRDTQSVPKQMDAKPPAMILQRVPSMTNIAPKVDPPTTAKITPKIDAPTSAKIMQKIDSRVPVNGTPSSAKVKGSADPLPTQLTRRVVPPPAKVAQRVDIPAAKAAQRVDIPPAKVIDIPPAKALQKVDPLVPSKVLRRDAPPQSLPVLPNDTIKVASSHQPDRQLQPVLHKPKVPVVSPLIKQQQSSTLPKEEPCSSGRKTEKIPEVKQSKSDRKKSRKAEKEEKKERKFRDLFVTWNPPSLEVEETGNLGDQDWLLGGAKKPDAGNSSCKASDGLAPMEVEFSWQPRAIHLPDLHMYQLPYVVPF, translated from the exons ATGTCGAGGTGCTTCCCCTACCCGCCGCCGGGCTACGTGCGAAACCCAGTGGCCGTGCCCCCCGTTCCCGTGGCGGAGACGACCGCTAAG AAAGAAAGGGAAAGGGCcgaaaagaagaaagagaaaaggaatgacAAGAAAGCTTCCCATCAGGGTGGTGGTGAGACAAAACATTCAAAACGTAGCCATAAGAAGAGAAAGCATGAAGATACCAGCATAGCCGGCCTGGAGTCCAAAACTGCACCCAAAGAACTATTTGATCAGTTGGAGAAGAGTGGACTCTCAGAAGAGTATGGGGCCCCTTCTTTCATTCAGACAGTACATGGATCACCAGAGAGCTCTCAGGACAGCAGTAAGCGAAGAAAGGTGGTGCTCCCAGGCCCTAGTCAAAATAAGAATG GGACGGTACTTCGCATTAAGATAAAAAGAGATCAGGATTCACCGTCAGCCATGTTGGATGGTTCTAGGGTTCTTCCGCAACAACCTGTCCAACAAATGGCTACACCTTCATCCTTGTTGAGTAAGCAGAATGCAGTTCAACCTCGCAGGGATGTTATGGTAAAGTCAGCTGCCGGTTTCCAGCAAAGCATCAAGAGGGATACCCAATCTGTGCCAAAACAAATGGATGCAAAACCCCCTGCAATGATCTTGCAAAGAGTTCCTTCCATGACAAATATTGCTCCAAAGGTGGATCCCCCAACCACAGCGAAGATCACACCAAAGATAGATGCCCCAACCTCAGCAAAGATCATGCAAAAGATAGATTCCCGGGTGCCCGTTAATGGTACACCTTCATCTGCCAAGGTGAAAGGAAGTGCTGATCCTTTGCCTACGCAGCTGACACGACGAGTTGTTCCTCCACCTGCTAAGGTGGCACAGAGAGTCGACATTCCTGCTGCCAAGGCAGCACAGAGAGTCGACATTCCTCCTGCCAAGGTTATTGACATTCCTCCTGCAAAGGCGCTGCAAAAGGTTGATCCTCTGGTGCCATCCAAGGTGCTCCGAAGAGATGCTCCTCCACAGAGTTTGCCTGTGTTGCCGAATGATACAATAAAAGTTGCTTCTTCCCACCAGCCAGACAGGCAGCTGCAGCCTGTTCTGCACAAACCGAAGGTGCCTGTAGTCTCTCCCCTCATCAAACAGCAGCAGTCAAGCACCTTGCCGAAAGAAGAGCCTTGTTCCTCTGGCAGGAAGACTGAAAAAATACCAGAGGTTAAGCAGTCAAAGTCTGATCGTAAGAAGAGCCGCAAGGCTGAGAAGGAagagaagaaagagaggaaattCCGAGATCTTTTTGTTACCTGGAATCCACCTTCCTTGGAGGTTGAGGAGACCGGGAATCTCGGCGACCAGGATTGGTTGCTCGGCGGTGCAAAGAAACCTGATGCCGGCAACAGCAGCTGCAAGGCAAGTGATGGTTTGGCGCCCATGGAGGTGGAGTTTTCATGGCAACCAAGGGCTATTCATCTGCCTGACCTTCATATGTATCAGTTgccatatgttgttcccttttaG
- the LOC125552379 gene encoding protein kinase STUNTED-like isoform X2 yields the protein MAGEGVGRCILVGLHMDAVGKELLQWALNQAARSGDRVVAVHIYRKSDLCKTNALTLIRTLDDYLAEYEAICSKKDIVLVGRVTPGSSIQKVLVKEAKLCAAMAVVIGANKKYSFGGSTGLAKYCARKLPATTSVVAIQGGKAIFVREAPRPPLGAEPKPVLRTLLHPSVGMEPKVIIPNPNRRSARSMDFDAAGCGQCAAPPQPKKPCDDHDAADAKALVVRVPAPEQKLGWPLLRRAPPAAQATTRDHETTRKQSVVHWVMSLPRRSSPSASPEPAQEGLAAELRRALAGAPSRCRWFRYEELYDATNHFSPGNLVGKGAHSRVYRGGLASGQRVAIKLCRASAEASKDFLREVDIITKLQHGRIVPLVGVCVEGPNLISVYRYLPRGSLEDNLHGKKRSKPALPWEKRYRAAVGVAEALSYVHSGCSRPVIHRDVKSSNILLTDDFEPQLSDFGLAIWAPSSPSSLTHSDVVGTFGYLAPEYFMYGKVTDKVDVYAFGVVLLELLTGRRPITGDGSPKGHHQSLVMWATPILNGGDISDLLDPSLDVKHDEVEVRRMAVAASLCLGRSARLRPPISQILSILRGEEDATSLAASEPDCVVDDETYPAANVRSHLGLALLDVEDAESISSTEHTNLSPLEEYLRERCSRSSSFD from the exons GGCGGCCAGGAGCGGCGACCGCGTCGTCGCCGTCCACATTTACCGCAAATCCG ACCTGTGCAAGACGAACGCGCTGACGCTGATCAGGACGCTGGACGACTACCTGGCGGAGTACGAGGCCATCTGCAGCAAGAAAGAC ATCGTCCTCGTGGGGCGGGTCACGCCGGGGAGCTCGATCCAGAAGGTGCTGGTGAAGGAGGCCAAGCTCTGCGCGGCCATGGCGGTGGTGATCGGCGCCAACAAGAAGTACTCCTTCGG TGGCTCGACCGGCCTCGCCAAGTACTGCGCCAGGAAGCTCCCGGCGACGACCAGCGTCGTCGCCATCCAGGGCGGCAAGGCCATCTTCGTCAGGGAGGCCCCCCGGCCGCCACTTG GAGCAGAGCCCAAGCCGGTGCTCCGCACGCTGCTGCACCCCAGCGTCGGCATGGAGCCCAAGGTGATCATCCCCAACCCCAACCGCCGGAGCGCGCGGTCCATGGACTTCGACGCCGCGGGCTGCGGCCAGtgcgccgcgccgccgcagccCAAGAAGCCCTGCGACGACCACGACGCCGCCGACGCCAAGGCCCTCGTCGTGCGCGTGCCGGCGCCAGAGCAGAAGCTCGGCTGGCCTTTGCTCCGGCGCGCGCCTCCCGCAGCGCAGGCCACGACGAGAGACCACGAGACGACGCGCAAGCAGTCGGTGGTGCACTGGGTGATGAGCCTGCCGCGGCGCTCCTCGCCGTCGGCGTCCCCGGAACCGGCGCAGGAGGGGCTGGCGGCCGAGCTGAGGCGGGCGCTCGCCGGCGCGCCGTCCCGGTGCCGGTGGTTCCGGTACGAGGAGCTGTACGACGCCACGAACCACTTCTCCCCCGGCAACCTGGTGGGCAAGGGCGCGCACAGCCGGGTGTACCGGGGCGGGCTGGCGAGCGGGCAGCGGGTGGCGATCAAGCTGTGCCGGGCGTCGGCGGAGGCGTCCAAGGACTTCCTCCGGGAGGTGGACATCATCACCAAGCTGCAGCACGGCCGCATCGTGCCGCTCGTCGGCGTCTGCGTGGAAGGCCCCAACCTCATCTCCGTCTACCGCTACCTCCCCCGCGGCAGCCTCGAGGACAACCTGCACG GGAAGAAGAGGTCGAAGCCGGCGCTGCCGTGGGAGAAGAGGTACCGGGCGGCGGTCGGGGTGGCCGAGGCCCTGAGCTACGTGCACTCCGGCTGCTCGCGGCCGGTGATCCACCGCGACGTCAAGTCCTCCAACATCCTCCTCACGGACGACTTTGAGCCCCAG TTGTCCGATTTCGGGCTCGCGATCTGGGCGCCGTCCAGCCCGTCGTCCCTCACGCACAGCGACGTCGTCGGCACCTTCGG GTACCTAGCGCCGGAGTACTTCATGTACGGGAAGGTGACGGACAAGGTGGACGTGTACGCGTTCGGGGTGGTGCTGCTGGAGCTCCTCACCGGGCGGAGGCCCATCACCGGCGACGGCTCACCGAAGGGCCACCACCAAAGTCTCGTCATGTGG GCGACTCCGATCCTCAACGGCGGCGACATCTCCGACCTGCTGGACCCGAGCCTGGACGTGAAGCACGACGAGGTGGAGGTGCGGCGAATGGCCGTCGCGGCGTCGCTCTGCCTCGGGAGGTCGGCGCGCCTTAGGCCCCCGATATCGCAG ATTCTGAGCATACTACGAGGAGAAGAGGACGCGACGAGCTTGGCGGCGTCGGAGCCGGACTGCGTGGTGGACGACGAGACCTACCCGGCGGCCAACGTGAGGTCGCACCTAGGGCTGGCGCTGCTGGACGTGGAGGACGCCGAGTCCATCTCCAGCACCGAGCACACCAACCTCAGCCCGCTCGAGGAGTACCTCAGAGAACGCTGCAGCCGATCATCCAGCTTCGATTGA
- the LOC125552379 gene encoding protein kinase STUNTED-like isoform X1: MAGEGVGRCILVGLHMDAVGKELLQWALNQAARSGDRVVAVHIYRKSGDLCKTNALTLIRTLDDYLAEYEAICSKKDIVLVGRVTPGSSIQKVLVKEAKLCAAMAVVIGANKKYSFGGSTGLAKYCARKLPATTSVVAIQGGKAIFVREAPRPPLGAEPKPVLRTLLHPSVGMEPKVIIPNPNRRSARSMDFDAAGCGQCAAPPQPKKPCDDHDAADAKALVVRVPAPEQKLGWPLLRRAPPAAQATTRDHETTRKQSVVHWVMSLPRRSSPSASPEPAQEGLAAELRRALAGAPSRCRWFRYEELYDATNHFSPGNLVGKGAHSRVYRGGLASGQRVAIKLCRASAEASKDFLREVDIITKLQHGRIVPLVGVCVEGPNLISVYRYLPRGSLEDNLHGKKRSKPALPWEKRYRAAVGVAEALSYVHSGCSRPVIHRDVKSSNILLTDDFEPQLSDFGLAIWAPSSPSSLTHSDVVGTFGYLAPEYFMYGKVTDKVDVYAFGVVLLELLTGRRPITGDGSPKGHHQSLVMWATPILNGGDISDLLDPSLDVKHDEVEVRRMAVAASLCLGRSARLRPPISQILSILRGEEDATSLAASEPDCVVDDETYPAANVRSHLGLALLDVEDAESISSTEHTNLSPLEEYLRERCSRSSSFD; encoded by the exons GGCGGCCAGGAGCGGCGACCGCGTCGTCGCCGTCCACATTTACCGCAAATCCG GAGACCTGTGCAAGACGAACGCGCTGACGCTGATCAGGACGCTGGACGACTACCTGGCGGAGTACGAGGCCATCTGCAGCAAGAAAGAC ATCGTCCTCGTGGGGCGGGTCACGCCGGGGAGCTCGATCCAGAAGGTGCTGGTGAAGGAGGCCAAGCTCTGCGCGGCCATGGCGGTGGTGATCGGCGCCAACAAGAAGTACTCCTTCGG TGGCTCGACCGGCCTCGCCAAGTACTGCGCCAGGAAGCTCCCGGCGACGACCAGCGTCGTCGCCATCCAGGGCGGCAAGGCCATCTTCGTCAGGGAGGCCCCCCGGCCGCCACTTG GAGCAGAGCCCAAGCCGGTGCTCCGCACGCTGCTGCACCCCAGCGTCGGCATGGAGCCCAAGGTGATCATCCCCAACCCCAACCGCCGGAGCGCGCGGTCCATGGACTTCGACGCCGCGGGCTGCGGCCAGtgcgccgcgccgccgcagccCAAGAAGCCCTGCGACGACCACGACGCCGCCGACGCCAAGGCCCTCGTCGTGCGCGTGCCGGCGCCAGAGCAGAAGCTCGGCTGGCCTTTGCTCCGGCGCGCGCCTCCCGCAGCGCAGGCCACGACGAGAGACCACGAGACGACGCGCAAGCAGTCGGTGGTGCACTGGGTGATGAGCCTGCCGCGGCGCTCCTCGCCGTCGGCGTCCCCGGAACCGGCGCAGGAGGGGCTGGCGGCCGAGCTGAGGCGGGCGCTCGCCGGCGCGCCGTCCCGGTGCCGGTGGTTCCGGTACGAGGAGCTGTACGACGCCACGAACCACTTCTCCCCCGGCAACCTGGTGGGCAAGGGCGCGCACAGCCGGGTGTACCGGGGCGGGCTGGCGAGCGGGCAGCGGGTGGCGATCAAGCTGTGCCGGGCGTCGGCGGAGGCGTCCAAGGACTTCCTCCGGGAGGTGGACATCATCACCAAGCTGCAGCACGGCCGCATCGTGCCGCTCGTCGGCGTCTGCGTGGAAGGCCCCAACCTCATCTCCGTCTACCGCTACCTCCCCCGCGGCAGCCTCGAGGACAACCTGCACG GGAAGAAGAGGTCGAAGCCGGCGCTGCCGTGGGAGAAGAGGTACCGGGCGGCGGTCGGGGTGGCCGAGGCCCTGAGCTACGTGCACTCCGGCTGCTCGCGGCCGGTGATCCACCGCGACGTCAAGTCCTCCAACATCCTCCTCACGGACGACTTTGAGCCCCAG TTGTCCGATTTCGGGCTCGCGATCTGGGCGCCGTCCAGCCCGTCGTCCCTCACGCACAGCGACGTCGTCGGCACCTTCGG GTACCTAGCGCCGGAGTACTTCATGTACGGGAAGGTGACGGACAAGGTGGACGTGTACGCGTTCGGGGTGGTGCTGCTGGAGCTCCTCACCGGGCGGAGGCCCATCACCGGCGACGGCTCACCGAAGGGCCACCACCAAAGTCTCGTCATGTGG GCGACTCCGATCCTCAACGGCGGCGACATCTCCGACCTGCTGGACCCGAGCCTGGACGTGAAGCACGACGAGGTGGAGGTGCGGCGAATGGCCGTCGCGGCGTCGCTCTGCCTCGGGAGGTCGGCGCGCCTTAGGCCCCCGATATCGCAG ATTCTGAGCATACTACGAGGAGAAGAGGACGCGACGAGCTTGGCGGCGTCGGAGCCGGACTGCGTGGTGGACGACGAGACCTACCCGGCGGCCAACGTGAGGTCGCACCTAGGGCTGGCGCTGCTGGACGTGGAGGACGCCGAGTCCATCTCCAGCACCGAGCACACCAACCTCAGCCCGCTCGAGGAGTACCTCAGAGAACGCTGCAGCCGATCATCCAGCTTCGATTGA
- the LOC125552379 gene encoding protein kinase STUNTED-like isoform X4, whose translation MAVVIGANKKYSFGGSTGLAKYCARKLPATTSVVAIQGGKAIFVREAPRPPLGAEPKPVLRTLLHPSVGMEPKVIIPNPNRRSARSMDFDAAGCGQCAAPPQPKKPCDDHDAADAKALVVRVPAPEQKLGWPLLRRAPPAAQATTRDHETTRKQSVVHWVMSLPRRSSPSASPEPAQEGLAAELRRALAGAPSRCRWFRYEELYDATNHFSPGNLVGKGAHSRVYRGGLASGQRVAIKLCRASAEASKDFLREVDIITKLQHGRIVPLVGVCVEGPNLISVYRYLPRGSLEDNLHGKKRSKPALPWEKRYRAAVGVAEALSYVHSGCSRPVIHRDVKSSNILLTDDFEPQLSDFGLAIWAPSSPSSLTHSDVVGTFGYLAPEYFMYGKVTDKVDVYAFGVVLLELLTGRRPITGDGSPKGHHQSLVMWATPILNGGDISDLLDPSLDVKHDEVEVRRMAVAASLCLGRSARLRPPISQILSILRGEEDATSLAASEPDCVVDDETYPAANVRSHLGLALLDVEDAESISSTEHTNLSPLEEYLRERCSRSSSFD comes from the exons ATGGCGGTGGTGATCGGCGCCAACAAGAAGTACTCCTTCGG TGGCTCGACCGGCCTCGCCAAGTACTGCGCCAGGAAGCTCCCGGCGACGACCAGCGTCGTCGCCATCCAGGGCGGCAAGGCCATCTTCGTCAGGGAGGCCCCCCGGCCGCCACTTG GAGCAGAGCCCAAGCCGGTGCTCCGCACGCTGCTGCACCCCAGCGTCGGCATGGAGCCCAAGGTGATCATCCCCAACCCCAACCGCCGGAGCGCGCGGTCCATGGACTTCGACGCCGCGGGCTGCGGCCAGtgcgccgcgccgccgcagccCAAGAAGCCCTGCGACGACCACGACGCCGCCGACGCCAAGGCCCTCGTCGTGCGCGTGCCGGCGCCAGAGCAGAAGCTCGGCTGGCCTTTGCTCCGGCGCGCGCCTCCCGCAGCGCAGGCCACGACGAGAGACCACGAGACGACGCGCAAGCAGTCGGTGGTGCACTGGGTGATGAGCCTGCCGCGGCGCTCCTCGCCGTCGGCGTCCCCGGAACCGGCGCAGGAGGGGCTGGCGGCCGAGCTGAGGCGGGCGCTCGCCGGCGCGCCGTCCCGGTGCCGGTGGTTCCGGTACGAGGAGCTGTACGACGCCACGAACCACTTCTCCCCCGGCAACCTGGTGGGCAAGGGCGCGCACAGCCGGGTGTACCGGGGCGGGCTGGCGAGCGGGCAGCGGGTGGCGATCAAGCTGTGCCGGGCGTCGGCGGAGGCGTCCAAGGACTTCCTCCGGGAGGTGGACATCATCACCAAGCTGCAGCACGGCCGCATCGTGCCGCTCGTCGGCGTCTGCGTGGAAGGCCCCAACCTCATCTCCGTCTACCGCTACCTCCCCCGCGGCAGCCTCGAGGACAACCTGCACG GGAAGAAGAGGTCGAAGCCGGCGCTGCCGTGGGAGAAGAGGTACCGGGCGGCGGTCGGGGTGGCCGAGGCCCTGAGCTACGTGCACTCCGGCTGCTCGCGGCCGGTGATCCACCGCGACGTCAAGTCCTCCAACATCCTCCTCACGGACGACTTTGAGCCCCAG TTGTCCGATTTCGGGCTCGCGATCTGGGCGCCGTCCAGCCCGTCGTCCCTCACGCACAGCGACGTCGTCGGCACCTTCGG GTACCTAGCGCCGGAGTACTTCATGTACGGGAAGGTGACGGACAAGGTGGACGTGTACGCGTTCGGGGTGGTGCTGCTGGAGCTCCTCACCGGGCGGAGGCCCATCACCGGCGACGGCTCACCGAAGGGCCACCACCAAAGTCTCGTCATGTGG GCGACTCCGATCCTCAACGGCGGCGACATCTCCGACCTGCTGGACCCGAGCCTGGACGTGAAGCACGACGAGGTGGAGGTGCGGCGAATGGCCGTCGCGGCGTCGCTCTGCCTCGGGAGGTCGGCGCGCCTTAGGCCCCCGATATCGCAG ATTCTGAGCATACTACGAGGAGAAGAGGACGCGACGAGCTTGGCGGCGTCGGAGCCGGACTGCGTGGTGGACGACGAGACCTACCCGGCGGCCAACGTGAGGTCGCACCTAGGGCTGGCGCTGCTGGACGTGGAGGACGCCGAGTCCATCTCCAGCACCGAGCACACCAACCTCAGCCCGCTCGAGGAGTACCTCAGAGAACGCTGCAGCCGATCATCCAGCTTCGATTGA
- the LOC125552379 gene encoding protein kinase STUNTED-like isoform X3, producing the protein MAGEGVGRCILVGLHMDAVGKELLQWALNQAARSGDRVVAVHIYRKSGDLCKTNALTLIRTLDDYLAEYEAICSKKDIVLVGRVTPGSSIQKVLVKEAKLCAAMAVVIGANKKYSFGGSTGLAKYCARKLPATTSVVAIQGGKAIFVREAPRPPLGAEPKPVLRTLLHPSVGMEPKVIIPNPNRRSARSMDFDAAGCGQCAAPPQPKKPCDDHDAADAKALVVRVPAPEQKLGWPLLRRAPPAAQATTRDHETTRKQSVVHWVMSLPRRSSPSASPEPAQEGLAAELRRALAGAPSRCRWFRYEELYDATNHFSPGNLVGKGAHSRVYRGGLASGQRVAIKLCRASAEASKDFLREVDIITKLQHGRIVPLVGVCVEGPNLISVYRYLPRGSLEDNLHGKRSKPALPWEKRYRAAVGVAEALSYVHSGCSRPVIHRDVKSSNILLTDDFEPQLSDFGLAIWAPSSPSSLTHSDVVGTFGYLAPEYFMYGKVTDKVDVYAFGVVLLELLTGRRPITGDGSPKGHHQSLVMWATPILNGGDISDLLDPSLDVKHDEVEVRRMAVAASLCLGRSARLRPPISQILSILRGEEDATSLAASEPDCVVDDETYPAANVRSHLGLALLDVEDAESISSTEHTNLSPLEEYLRERCSRSSSFD; encoded by the exons GGCGGCCAGGAGCGGCGACCGCGTCGTCGCCGTCCACATTTACCGCAAATCCG GAGACCTGTGCAAGACGAACGCGCTGACGCTGATCAGGACGCTGGACGACTACCTGGCGGAGTACGAGGCCATCTGCAGCAAGAAAGAC ATCGTCCTCGTGGGGCGGGTCACGCCGGGGAGCTCGATCCAGAAGGTGCTGGTGAAGGAGGCCAAGCTCTGCGCGGCCATGGCGGTGGTGATCGGCGCCAACAAGAAGTACTCCTTCGG TGGCTCGACCGGCCTCGCCAAGTACTGCGCCAGGAAGCTCCCGGCGACGACCAGCGTCGTCGCCATCCAGGGCGGCAAGGCCATCTTCGTCAGGGAGGCCCCCCGGCCGCCACTTG GAGCAGAGCCCAAGCCGGTGCTCCGCACGCTGCTGCACCCCAGCGTCGGCATGGAGCCCAAGGTGATCATCCCCAACCCCAACCGCCGGAGCGCGCGGTCCATGGACTTCGACGCCGCGGGCTGCGGCCAGtgcgccgcgccgccgcagccCAAGAAGCCCTGCGACGACCACGACGCCGCCGACGCCAAGGCCCTCGTCGTGCGCGTGCCGGCGCCAGAGCAGAAGCTCGGCTGGCCTTTGCTCCGGCGCGCGCCTCCCGCAGCGCAGGCCACGACGAGAGACCACGAGACGACGCGCAAGCAGTCGGTGGTGCACTGGGTGATGAGCCTGCCGCGGCGCTCCTCGCCGTCGGCGTCCCCGGAACCGGCGCAGGAGGGGCTGGCGGCCGAGCTGAGGCGGGCGCTCGCCGGCGCGCCGTCCCGGTGCCGGTGGTTCCGGTACGAGGAGCTGTACGACGCCACGAACCACTTCTCCCCCGGCAACCTGGTGGGCAAGGGCGCGCACAGCCGGGTGTACCGGGGCGGGCTGGCGAGCGGGCAGCGGGTGGCGATCAAGCTGTGCCGGGCGTCGGCGGAGGCGTCCAAGGACTTCCTCCGGGAGGTGGACATCATCACCAAGCTGCAGCACGGCCGCATCGTGCCGCTCGTCGGCGTCTGCGTGGAAGGCCCCAACCTCATCTCCGTCTACCGCTACCTCCCCCGCGGCAGCCTCGAGGACAACCTGCACGG GAAGAGGTCGAAGCCGGCGCTGCCGTGGGAGAAGAGGTACCGGGCGGCGGTCGGGGTGGCCGAGGCCCTGAGCTACGTGCACTCCGGCTGCTCGCGGCCGGTGATCCACCGCGACGTCAAGTCCTCCAACATCCTCCTCACGGACGACTTTGAGCCCCAG TTGTCCGATTTCGGGCTCGCGATCTGGGCGCCGTCCAGCCCGTCGTCCCTCACGCACAGCGACGTCGTCGGCACCTTCGG GTACCTAGCGCCGGAGTACTTCATGTACGGGAAGGTGACGGACAAGGTGGACGTGTACGCGTTCGGGGTGGTGCTGCTGGAGCTCCTCACCGGGCGGAGGCCCATCACCGGCGACGGCTCACCGAAGGGCCACCACCAAAGTCTCGTCATGTGG GCGACTCCGATCCTCAACGGCGGCGACATCTCCGACCTGCTGGACCCGAGCCTGGACGTGAAGCACGACGAGGTGGAGGTGCGGCGAATGGCCGTCGCGGCGTCGCTCTGCCTCGGGAGGTCGGCGCGCCTTAGGCCCCCGATATCGCAG ATTCTGAGCATACTACGAGGAGAAGAGGACGCGACGAGCTTGGCGGCGTCGGAGCCGGACTGCGTGGTGGACGACGAGACCTACCCGGCGGCCAACGTGAGGTCGCACCTAGGGCTGGCGCTGCTGGACGTGGAGGACGCCGAGTCCATCTCCAGCACCGAGCACACCAACCTCAGCCCGCTCGAGGAGTACCTCAGAGAACGCTGCAGCCGATCATCCAGCTTCGATTGA